The following is a genomic window from Bordetella sp. H567.
AGTCCAGGATGGGAAAGTCGGCACACAAGGTGATCTTCACTCAGAAGATGGAAACGGCGCGTCGCCTGCTTGCGCAAACCGGAATGCCTGTTCGCGAAGTCGCCAATCATGTGGGATTTCGCAGCGTATGCAATTTCTCCGTCGCGTTTCACCGGGATCAGGGGATTACGCCTTCAGGATATCGCCGCCAGGCGCGTGCGACGCGAGGGCAAGACATGACGGCGGGCGATGATCTGACGAACGTCGCAGACGAAGACGCCACCGCTCAGGGCGGATCGAGGGACCATTAATCCAGTCCGCCGGGACGGGGAAGGCAAGCCGACCCAGCATAGCCTTGCATTATCCCGGGCGCGCCGCTTCTTTTTTTGACCGCGTAAAGCACCCATTGTTTTAACGAAGCTTCCACCGGTCAGGAGCGAAACTTATGGATACCGTACGGACGCTACCCGCTACCCGTATCCGAACGCGCGCGCCGCAAAGGTGTGTCCCTCTTCTGCTGTTCCGTGTCGCACCGACAGGGGCCGCGCTTTACGAAAGCGCTTACCGTAAATGATTCGAGTCATACTTGCCGACGACCACCCCGTAGTACTTCTCGGCATGAAGAATGCCCTGGAAGCATCCGCAGACATACGCGTTGTCGCCATGGCGGATTCTCCGGACAGCCTGTTTTCCTGCCTGTCCAAAAATCCCTGCGATGTGCTGGTGACGGACTTCTCCATGCCGGGATCTCAGCAGCCGGACGGGCTGGCCATGCTGCTCCAGTTGAAGGTCAAGTTTCCCGATGTGCGTATCGTCGTCCTTACGAAGATGGCGTCTCCCGCGTTGATGTCGCCTATCCTGCAGGCCGGCGCGCTGGCCTTGGTGGAGAAGAGCGCCGCCGTCCGGGAAATCGCGACAGCGGTGCAGCGCGCGGCGAGCCGACGCACCTACGTCACGGAGAACGTGCAACGTGAATTCGCCGCGCTGGGTGTGCCCCGGACGCAGGTGGCCGAACCGGCGCAATTGTCCCCCCGGGAGATGGAAGTTGTCCGGCTGTTCGCGCACGGGCATAGCAATAACCAGATCGCGGAGATCCTGGGCGTAAGCGCAAAGACGACCAGCCGGCAAAAGATGGACGCCATGCGCAAACTTGCCGCGCGCAATGACGCTGAACTGTATGCCCATGCGCGGGACATGGGGCTGGTATAGCCCCTGCGCTTAGGCGCGCAAGCCGCTTCCGGGCGGCGTTGCCTTGGCACTCACGCTGCTGGGCGGGGGTACTGCGTGTCCTACCGTGGCGAGTTTCTCCCGCCACGTCAAGGACACATCCACCATGCTTTCCACCGCGCGGCGCAATTGGCTCACCGTGGCATCCGCGAGTTCCAGGCGACGCGTTAGAAGGATTTCGCCATTGCGGTCATCCAGCGACAAGGCGGCGCCTTCCGTTTCGTGGCCGAAGGCGTTGGCAACCAGCATGTCGCGGTACAGCGTGAGCTGCTGCTCCGTTTCGACGGGCTCCTGCCCCAGGACGGTATAGGCATGCAGCATATCCTGCGGATCGTCATGCTCTAGTGTGACGGTGACGTCCTTATCGAATATCAAATCGATGGTTCCGGATTCACCCAAGGTGAGCGGGACGCCGCTTTCCTCTCCGAACAGCGCGATCAGCTTATGCGCGTCCATGTGAGTCTCCGTCGGGCGATACCATATTCATGAAAAACCTCGGCATATCATGGGACCGGTCAGTGACAATGCTCGGGGTATGGTTCCGGGATGCCCAGCGGACGCTCAGTCCGTTTCGAGAAAGGGCACCGTATACTCGCTCGCGAGCCGCGGCAGTGTGATGTCCGGCGTATCTTCCCTCTCGCACACCGCGCGTGCCGCCAGCAGATCCCGAATCAGCAGGGGCGGCTCTTCTTCGATATCGTCAGGGCATTGACGGACCATCTGCTCGGCGTAGAGCGGAACGCCGCGCGCCTTTTCGACGATACGCCGGCGCACTTTGCTGGACAGGCGCTTGTCCTTGCCGCGGAAGCTGACCAATTGAACCATGGCATCACGGCGCAGCGGGGGCATGGTGATGGTTTCATCGATGGGAACGCTGAGATTCATGCCGCGTCCACAGAGCAGGATCATGACCGAATCCCGCCGGCGATGCTGAAGCATTGCGCTGAGCAAGCTACGGGTCGCGGCGTCCGCCCACTGCGTGTCGTCGACCAGGACAAGCAAAGGCTGGCCGGGCGCGTCACCGTCGAGCAGCAGATTCGAAAGGGGCGCGATAAGTGCATTCACATCGGGTTCAGCGGCCGCGGTGGCGCTGGCGGCGCCGCGCGGGCCGACGAAGTAATCCACCAGCATCGCGCTGGTCGCCTTGTCCAGGCCGATCCGATAGCCCATGGATTCGATGGCACGGGCATAGCCGAGTTCCGCATCGTCCGTGCCGCGCGTGCCCACGCCATCCTGTACCGCCAGGCGAGAGAGAAAATATTCGTGGAAAGGGTGCAGCGCGATTTGCCGGTTTTCCTGGTCGCATCGCAGGAACGTCACGGCTCCCCCACCGCGCCGCACGTATTCCGCGAATACCTGGGCCAACAGGGACTTCCCTATCCCCTGTTCGCCACGCAGATACATCAAATGCGGCCGTTCGTTCTTGCGCAGACTGTTCCAACGGCGGACAAGGATATCGAACTCCGTGGTCCTGCCAAACATCCGGTGTACGGTAATGGCCTGCGACTGCCCTTCCAGCACGCCGACGTGCAAGCCGTAGCGTTCGTCGGATCGCACCATGAAACGATCGCTCAAGCGCGCCTGGGCGGAATCGGTCAGCAAGGTTTCACCCGACTCGGCCAGATAAGCCAGGCGCAATGCCCTTTGCCCCACCAGCATCATGGGCAGCGTCCCGTTGTCCGCGGGAACCCGGGCCAGTTCCGCGTGTATGCCCATGCCCAGCGACACATGAGGGGAGATTCCGCAACGCCGGATATAGCATGCCAGCCGCGCGGCCGATTCCGTCGGGCGCTCGTTCAACGTGGGATATCCGAACAGAATCGCGAGATTGCCATCCGCCCCCAGGCAGACGCGGCGCCCGGCCGCCTGCGCCAGACGCACCAGGCGTTGCCGTGCGGCCTGGACACGATCGATGGTTTCCTCTCCGGGCATGCCGTCGCCGTCGTGTCCGATCGCCACGGCCAGCACGGCCAGGGGACGCGCGTCATCGTTGGCGGACGACGCCGCCTGTACGGCACGGTCGTTCGACGTGGAGACATCCAATAGCGACCGCGTTTCCAGCGACGGCGTCGTGCCATAGTATTCGCCCATGACGGCGACGCAATGCTCGTAGGCCTTCATCGCCGATTCGCGGCGGCCCGTATCGCGCAGCATCCGGATCAGGTCGCGATGCGCGTGTTCGTCGCCGGGATGGACCTGCACCCACTGCCGTGCGCTGGCGAGGGCCTCCTGGATTTTTTCTGCCGCGCACAACTGGGCGATGTAAGCCTGCCGGCATTGAGAGACTTCTTGCGACAGCCGCGACTGCCAGCTCATGCGCCATGCGGACAGCGCCGCGTTGACCGGCGTGACCATGTGTTCGAGCAGGTCGCCCCGGTCATGGGCAAGGCGCTCTTCCAGGGACAGTCGCGCGTAGGGACCGATCCCGCACAAGGCCAGCACGTCCACGGTCACCAGGTCCTGGTCCAGTGACAGCATGCTCGATGTGGAGATGATCGCTTTTTCCATGGGGCCGAGCACATGCCGCAGCACGCACAGAGCATGGCGAAGATTCGCCCGGGCGCCGGACGCGCAGTTCGGCCACAGGAGCTCCGCCAAAGCCGCCCGCGATTGCTTCTTGTCCAAGGACAGCGCCAGCATTGCGAGCAGCAGTTTGGGTTTGCCATAAGCGATCAGTGGCGTTTTATCCACGCCGTCGACGATCAGCTGGAATTCACCGAGCAGGCAGATTCGAACGGGCCGATTCAGAATTTGAGACATAGGAGTCCAGGTCGGCCGAATGCGTCGATCGACCATACGCGTAAGGTTGGCGGCGCCATCCGGGCACCGAGGGCAGAGGGGTCAGGGTGATACCCACGGCGACGTCCGGGCGTGCGGACGCGCGGAATCGTGATTGTTGGCGTGCGACAAACGGGCCAACGTGGTCACCGAGGTAACGGGCGGTCGCCTTGCGGAGACCTGGATCGTGGCGCCCCACGCATGGAATCAGCGTGGATTGCCGGTCAGTCGCCCCGACACCTTAATGTGTCGAAGTCTAGGCAACATGCCACGCGGGAAAAATAGGAAATTTCTGAGCCCCGCATTTAGGGAAAGTTACCGTTCTACAGGTACACCGCGCACGATGGCGGCATATGCGGGGCCGCGGCGCCGGCCAGGGCCTGCGTGCGTCAGGGTGTGCCGTAACGCTTGTGCCAGAGTTCGATGAAGGACTCCGCGGCGGGGGACAGCGAATGCTCGGCGCGCCGGATCAGGCTGACATCGCGCGTGACGATCGGCGATTCCAGCCTGCGCGCCACCAGATCGGGATGCGGAAAAGATCCTAACAGAATTCCCGGAAATATCGCCACTCCCAAGCCTGCCTGTGCCATCGACAGCCCTGTCGTCATGTACGAAACCTCGTACTGCACCGATTTTCGCGCGCCCAGTGTGAATAGGGCCTCGTCGATCAATCCGCGGATGCCGCTGTTGGCCTTGACGGCAATCCACGGATACGACAAGGCATCTTCCCAGGTGACCCTTCGCTTGCGCGCGAGCCGGGAATCTTTGCGGCAGATCGCGCACAGAGCATCCCGGACCAGGCACTGGGACGTCAGTCCTTCCGCACTTTCACTGACGGTCCCGATGCTGAACTCGACATCGCCCGCCAAGGTGGGCGCGGTCAACCGGTCAGGCGCGGCGTCATCGACCGATATCTCGATGTTCGGATAGAGCAAACGGTATTCGGCCAAAAGTGCGGGCACAAAGCTGCTGGCGATCGACGGTGTGGCCGCGAAGCGCAGATGGCCACGCTGCCGGCCCGTGAGCTCCTTGACGCTGGACTTCAACGTATCCAGGTCGCGCAGCATGCGCTCTACCGTCGGCAGGATTTCCTGCGCCGCCACGGTCGGCCGCAGCGATCGCGATGTCCGATCGAACAAACGCATGCCCAAGGCTTCCTCGAGCTGGCGGATCAAGACGCTGACGGCGGGCTGGGTCACGAACATTTCCTCGGCCGCGCGTGTCAGTACGCCGTACCGGCATGCCAGGGTAAACGCATGCAGTTGCTTGAGGGTGGGATTCATAAAGTGACTTTATGGAGTCATTGATTTTATTCGGTTGTTTTCATGACTATAGCGCTCTACATTTCGTCGTCAATAAAGACTCAACAAAGACATCAGGCCCAGGCGCGGCAGACGCCGGCGTGCAGTTTGCCGGCGCCGCGGCAGGACGTGGCGGCCCGCGGCGCGATGCCGCCGGGGCCGTGGAACAAGGGGACATCCATGCAGACAGGCGATCCAGGCGGCAACTGGCGGGGCGCGGTGGCGTCCACGCTGGGCAATGTGTTGGAATGGTATGACTTCGTGGTATTCGGCTTTTTGTCGATCATCATCGCGAAGCAGTTTTTCCCGAGCGACAGCGAATATGCCGCCTTGATGCTGACCACCGCGACCTTCGGCGCGGGGTTTATCGTGCGGCCCCTGGGCGGTATCGTGCTGGGCTGGTATGCCGACCGGAAAGGCCGCAAGGCGGGGCTTACCCTGGTCATCGCGATGATGACCGTGGCTGCGGCGATGATCGCCTTCACGCCCAGTTTTCAGCAGATAGGCTTGCTGGCACCGGCCATCGTCCTGTGCGCGCGGCTGCTGCAAGGCATATCCGCGGGCGGCGAATTCAGCACCGCCACGGCAATGCTGATCGAATACGCGCCCCGCGGCCGGAGCAACTTCTACGGCAGCTGGCAGATGTTCGCACAGGCGCTCGGTGCCTTGCTCGCGGTGGCCATGGGCAGCGCCCTCACGCATGTCTTCACCCCCGAGGCGCTGAACGACTGGGCCTGGCGGATCCCCTTCCTGTTCGGCCTGCTGATCGGGCCGGTGGGGTTCTACATCCGGCGCAACCTGCCGGAGACCGAGGCGTTCCAGAAGCTGGACAAGCGGATCAAGGTACCTGTGCGGGACGTGTTCTCGCAGTATCCCCGCGCCTTGTTCATCGCAACGGGACTGGGGGCGGCGCTTAATGTGATGGGCTATGTGCTCATCATTTACTTGCCGATCTACGCGGTGCAGAACCTGCATATGCCCGTGACGCTGCCGTTCAACGTGCTGCTTGCCAGCATCCTGCTGCGCGTGCTGACGATTCCGCTATTCGGCCTGCTCGCCGACCGTATCGGCGGACGCCGGATGATCGTCGCCACACTGGTGCTGTTCCTGATCGTGCTGTATCCGGCGTACTACTGGATCATCCAGGCCCCGTCCATGCTGTCCATCATGACGGTAGAACTGGTTTTCGCCCTGTTGATCGGCGCGTCGACCAGCCCGATACCGACCGTGAGCGCCACCCTGTTTCCGACAGAGGTACGCTCCACGGGACTGGCGATTTCCTACAACATCGCGGCGTCCGTCTTCGGCGGATTTTCTCCCTTCGTGCTGACGTGGCTGCTGCACACAACGGGAGATTCCCTGATGCCCGCCCACTATTGCGCGATCTTCTTCGCCTTGGGCTTGTGGGGCGCCATCATCATCCGCGAAAAGGATGCGCGCGGAATC
Proteins encoded in this region:
- a CDS encoding LuxR C-terminal-related transcriptional regulator encodes the protein MKNALEASADIRVVAMADSPDSLFSCLSKNPCDVLVTDFSMPGSQQPDGLAMLLQLKVKFPDVRIVVLTKMASPALMSPILQAGALALVEKSAAVREIATAVQRAASRRTYVTENVQREFAALGVPRTQVAEPAQLSPREMEVVRLFAHGHSNNQIAEILGVSAKTTSRQKMDAMRKLAARNDAELYAHARDMGLV
- a CDS encoding type III secretion system chaperone, with translation MDAHKLIALFGEESGVPLTLGESGTIDLIFDKDVTVTLEHDDPQDMLHAYTVLGQEPVETEQQLTLYRDMLVANAFGHETEGAALSLDDRNGEILLTRRLELADATVSQLRRAVESMVDVSLTWREKLATVGHAVPPPSSVSAKATPPGSGLRA
- a CDS encoding AAA family ATPase, producing the protein MSQILNRPVRICLLGEFQLIVDGVDKTPLIAYGKPKLLLAMLALSLDKKQSRAALAELLWPNCASGARANLRHALCVLRHVLGPMEKAIISTSSMLSLDQDLVTVDVLALCGIGPYARLSLEERLAHDRGDLLEHMVTPVNAALSAWRMSWQSRLSQEVSQCRQAYIAQLCAAEKIQEALASARQWVQVHPGDEHAHRDLIRMLRDTGRRESAMKAYEHCVAVMGEYYGTTPSLETRSLLDVSTSNDRAVQAASSANDDARPLAVLAVAIGHDGDGMPGEETIDRVQAARQRLVRLAQAAGRRVCLGADGNLAILFGYPTLNERPTESAARLACYIRRCGISPHVSLGMGIHAELARVPADNGTLPMMLVGQRALRLAYLAESGETLLTDSAQARLSDRFMVRSDERYGLHVGVLEGQSQAITVHRMFGRTTEFDILVRRWNSLRKNERPHLMYLRGEQGIGKSLLAQVFAEYVRRGGGAVTFLRCDQENRQIALHPFHEYFLSRLAVQDGVGTRGTDDAELGYARAIESMGYRIGLDKATSAMLVDYFVGPRGAASATAAAEPDVNALIAPLSNLLLDGDAPGQPLLVLVDDTQWADAATRSLLSAMLQHRRRDSVMILLCGRGMNLSVPIDETITMPPLRRDAMVQLVSFRGKDKRLSSKVRRRIVEKARGVPLYAEQMVRQCPDDIEEEPPLLIRDLLAARAVCEREDTPDITLPRLASEYTVPFLETD
- a CDS encoding LysR family transcriptional regulator, whose translation is MNPTLKQLHAFTLACRYGVLTRAAEEMFVTQPAVSVLIRQLEEALGMRLFDRTSRSLRPTVAAQEILPTVERMLRDLDTLKSSVKELTGRQRGHLRFAATPSIASSFVPALLAEYRLLYPNIEISVDDAAPDRLTAPTLAGDVEFSIGTVSESAEGLTSQCLVRDALCAICRKDSRLARKRRVTWEDALSYPWIAVKANSGIRGLIDEALFTLGARKSVQYEVSYMTTGLSMAQAGLGVAIFPGILLGSFPHPDLVARRLESPIVTRDVSLIRRAEHSLSPAAESFIELWHKRYGTP
- a CDS encoding MFS transporter, with protein sequence MQTGDPGGNWRGAVASTLGNVLEWYDFVVFGFLSIIIAKQFFPSDSEYAALMLTTATFGAGFIVRPLGGIVLGWYADRKGRKAGLTLVIAMMTVAAAMIAFTPSFQQIGLLAPAIVLCARLLQGISAGGEFSTATAMLIEYAPRGRSNFYGSWQMFAQALGALLAVAMGSALTHVFTPEALNDWAWRIPFLFGLLIGPVGFYIRRNLPETEAFQKLDKRIKVPVRDVFSQYPRALFIATGLGAALNVMGYVLIIYLPIYAVQNLHMPVTLPFNVLLASILLRVLTIPLFGLLADRIGGRRMIVATLVLFLIVLYPAYYWIIQAPSMLSIMTVELVFALLIGASTSPIPTVSATLFPTEVRSTGLAISYNIAASVFGGFSPFVLTWLLHTTGDSLMPAHYCAIFFALGLWGAIIIREKDARGISYQEATHAGH